The following are encoded in a window of Thermococcus sp. M39 genomic DNA:
- a CDS encoding DMT family transporter, with the protein MNTLMLGVVLSLLSAFGWAFSSILLKLSMKNKSAVTVNIVRLYIIAVVYAIFFTINGNWKEVLNMTPLQLLVAFISAQFGFVIGDYFFFNAMKIMGVSRTVPITSSYPLWAILWAYLFLGKSINIQIVLGAFLIVLAIIIVRQGEIEEHVNMKGFVFALLAPLSWSFAIITMEWLSSQISAFTLAGLRMMLAALGISVFLGKYESEIKAITKREFAALTGAAFLGLFVGQYSFVKAVSLVGSPIAAPITAVNPIISATLAILILKEPPNSKILTGLVMAVIGVILISTA; encoded by the coding sequence ATGAACACATTGATGCTTGGAGTGGTATTATCACTGCTGTCGGCATTTGGCTGGGCATTTTCCTCAATACTGCTAAAGCTCAGCATGAAGAACAAAAGCGCCGTAACCGTGAATATAGTGAGGCTTTATATTATTGCAGTAGTTTACGCAATTTTCTTCACAATTAATGGAAACTGGAAAGAAGTCTTAAACATGACACCTCTTCAGCTTTTGGTTGCCTTTATCTCTGCGCAATTTGGATTTGTTATTGGTGATTACTTTTTCTTTAATGCTATGAAGATTATGGGAGTCTCAAGAACAGTTCCCATAACTTCTTCTTATCCACTTTGGGCAATTTTATGGGCTTATTTGTTTCTTGGGAAGAGCATTAATATTCAAATTGTACTCGGTGCATTTCTGATAGTTCTTGCCATTATAATTGTAAGACAGGGTGAAATTGAGGAGCATGTAAACATGAAGGGATTTGTGTTTGCTCTCTTAGCACCTTTATCATGGAGCTTTGCCATAATAACAATGGAGTGGCTCTCCTCTCAAATTTCCGCTTTTACTCTGGCTGGACTCAGAATGATGCTTGCTGCTTTGGGAATAAGTGTGTTCTTAGGGAAGTATGAAAGTGAAATAAAGGCAATTACAAAAAGAGAATTTGCAGCATTAACTGGGGCGGCGTTTTTAGGCTTGTTTGTTGGCCAATACTCTTTTGTGAAGGCAGTCAGCTTAGTTGGTTCTCCGATTGCAGCGCCGATTACAGCTGTAAATCCAATTATATCTGCTACATTAGCTATTCTTATTCTAAAGGAGCCCCCAAACAGCAAGATTTTGACGGGTTTAGTGATGGCAGTAATTGGTGTAATATTGATAAGCACAGCATAA
- a CDS encoding CBS domain-containing protein, with amino-acid sequence MVILPRPIDPREIKRIRKELGITQEELARKAGVTQAYIAKLEAGKVDPRLSTFNRILEALLQCKKAQLRAKDVMSSPIIAVKPYDNVEKVIKLMNEHNISQVPVIAGNKVVGSITDKILVRKSLEYEDIYERKAMEVMEEPFPIVNEEEDIEVVKYLLEEHPAVIVQNKEGKPIGIITRSDLFRLK; translated from the coding sequence GTGGTAATTCTTCCCCGCCCAATTGATCCGCGAGAGATAAAGAGGATTAGAAAAGAGTTGGGGATTACCCAAGAAGAACTTGCAAGAAAAGCGGGTGTAACTCAGGCTTACATAGCCAAGCTTGAGGCTGGAAAAGTTGATCCTCGACTTTCAACTTTCAACCGAATTCTTGAGGCTCTTCTTCAGTGTAAGAAAGCCCAGCTGAGAGCTAAAGATGTTATGTCATCTCCAATCATTGCTGTTAAACCTTATGATAATGTCGAGAAAGTAATCAAGCTGATGAACGAGCACAACATATCCCAAGTTCCCGTAATAGCTGGAAATAAAGTTGTAGGTTCAATAACTGATAAGATCCTCGTGAGAAAAAGCTTGGAATACGAGGATATCTATGAGAGGAAAGCTATGGAAGTCATGGAAGAGCCATTTCCCATAGTCAATGAGGAAGAGGATATTGAAGTCGTTAAGTATCTCCTCGAAGAGCATCCAGCTGTTATTGTGCAGAACAAAGAAGGTAAACCCATAGGGATAATAACTCGATCGGACTTGTTCAGGCTCAAGTAG
- a CDS encoding adenosylcobinamide amidohydrolase — MLSKHYIHHFKEPMLSLSNAPHNGGLFKANGFFFMHVHKNYNGNYKEDCLNFEKQNGLRNFVGFMTAVDIPKVLAHAKSGRAEAFVTAGITNPAIAGDEPPPWKPGTINIALIIHEGLTVGALANAIMTATEAKTYTLLKLGYNATGTTSDGIGVFAYEGSEEWAGTATKLGISIGRAVRKALEESLVKWEKIKD, encoded by the coding sequence ATGCTCAGCAAACACTACATCCATCATTTCAAAGAGCCGATGCTCAGCCTGAGCAATGCTCCCCATAATGGCGGGTTATTCAAGGCCAATGGCTTCTTCTTTATGCATGTTCATAAGAATTATAATGGGAATTATAAAGAAGACTGCCTTAATTTCGAAAAGCAGAATGGATTAAGGAATTTTGTGGGCTTCATGACAGCAGTAGATATTCCAAAAGTTCTCGCTCATGCAAAAAGCGGAAGAGCTGAGGCATTTGTAACTGCTGGAATAACTAATCCCGCCATAGCGGGTGATGAGCCTCCGCCATGGAAGCCTGGAACGATAAACATTGCCCTCATAATACATGAGGGCTTAACCGTTGGAGCATTGGCAAATGCTATAATGACTGCAACGGAGGCAAAAACTTATACTCTGCTAAAGCTTGGCTACAATGCAACGGGAACGACGAGCGATGGGATTGGGGTGTTTGCTTACGAGGGAAGTGAAGAGTGGGCTGGAACTGCAACAAAGCTTGGCATCTCAATTGGAAGAGCTGTGAGAAAAGCATTGGAGGAGAGTTTGGTTAAATGGGAGAAAATCAAAGATTAG
- the cobT gene encoding nicotinate mononucleotide-dependent phosphoribosyltransferase CobT, with the protein MMLVVLGNTEISTIPGISVAGATPELTKLTPPADAEYLFYEKPKIIDVIPVTPEGHPTPAIITKAAKELADFPIVIVRGGTYLAPLVPHVHISDVVGRDFRREKALPEAKEIIEKAKLFGEQLSKLNLREIVIGESTPGGTTTAQAVLWALGYEARTSSAAPNNPQSLKEQVIMEGFKRAGIEKGGFVDEPLKALEEFGDPMMATVIGLSQGFKGDVVLAGGTQMLAIAALLKAIGEDLNRFMIATTKWVVNDESSTFKETAKEIGIIYYYAELDFSKSKFKGLQDYERGYVKEGVGAGGAVWLAVKKGFTVDDVAKKVDELYERLIKIGGKA; encoded by the coding sequence ATGATGCTGGTAGTCTTAGGAAACACTGAGATAAGCACAATTCCAGGAATAAGTGTTGCGGGAGCAACTCCAGAATTAACCAAATTGACGCCGCCTGCTGATGCCGAATATCTATTTTATGAAAAGCCTAAAATCATTGATGTCATCCCTGTAACCCCAGAAGGGCACCCAACACCGGCTATAATCACTAAAGCCGCTAAAGAACTGGCCGATTTTCCAATTGTAATTGTTAGGGGAGGGACTTATCTAGCTCCTTTAGTTCCTCATGTTCACATAAGCGACGTAGTCGGAAGGGACTTCCGCAGAGAGAAAGCTCTTCCAGAGGCCAAGGAAATAATAGAGAAGGCAAAGCTCTTTGGAGAGCAGCTGAGCAAACTTAATCTGAGAGAAATCGTAATTGGTGAATCAACGCCGGGAGGGACGACAACAGCCCAAGCTGTTCTCTGGGCTTTGGGGTATGAGGCAAGAACAAGCTCAGCAGCTCCAAACAACCCACAAAGCTTAAAGGAGCAAGTAATCATGGAAGGCTTCAAAAGAGCTGGCATTGAAAAAGGTGGATTTGTAGATGAGCCTTTAAAAGCATTGGAGGAGTTTGGCGACCCAATGATGGCAACCGTCATTGGACTTTCCCAGGGATTCAAAGGTGATGTTGTCTTAGCTGGCGGAACTCAGATGCTGGCAATAGCTGCTCTCCTCAAAGCAATAGGAGAAGATTTGAACAGATTCATGATTGCTACAACGAAGTGGGTTGTGAATGATGAGAGTTCAACGTTCAAAGAGACTGCAAAAGAGATTGGCATAATCTACTACTACGCTGAGCTTGACTTCTCAAAGAGCAAGTTTAAGGGTCTGCAAGATTATGAGAGAGGCTACGTGAAGGAAGGTGTTGGAGCTGGAGGAGCAGTTTGGCTGGCCGTTAAGAAGGGCTTTACCGTTGATGATGTTGCAAAGAAGGTTGATGAGCTTTATGAGAGACTTATAAAGATTGGTGGGAAGGCTTAA
- a CDS encoding ABC transporter substrate-binding protein: protein MRRKVTLLLVVLMFGVIIAGCIGQQQTATISTVTKEVTKTETHTKTETTTKTVTETVTPKKYPLTITDDNGRKVTIEKEPQRIVSLAPSITETLFFIGAGDKLVGVTQWADYPPQVEKITKVGGYGEYANIEVIASLKPDLILADSMSLSILDKLEEIAPVVIINPTSIDDIYRKIELIGKIVNREGEAKAVVEFMKAKIAEVQNRVKDKPKVKVFIYLSPGQSGIWTAGSGTFMDEAISLAGGENIFHDVQGWKEVSIEDILARNPDVIIMSSMGGYADPNAICGTPLEKTNAVKNGRVYVLTLEEDNMLSRPGPRIVYGIEALAKYLHPESFDIQFMPFACKAEATG, encoded by the coding sequence ATGAGGAGAAAAGTCACTCTGCTTTTGGTAGTTTTAATGTTTGGAGTAATAATAGCGGGCTGCATTGGACAGCAACAGACAGCAACTATCTCAACGGTAACAAAAGAGGTTACAAAAACCGAAACCCATACGAAAACTGAAACTACCACAAAAACCGTAACTGAAACTGTAACTCCAAAGAAGTATCCCCTCACTATAACTGATGACAACGGACGGAAAGTCACAATCGAAAAAGAACCACAAAGGATTGTATCATTGGCACCAAGCATTACTGAAACGCTGTTTTTCATAGGTGCTGGAGACAAATTAGTTGGAGTAACTCAGTGGGCAGACTATCCGCCACAGGTTGAGAAAATTACAAAAGTTGGTGGCTATGGAGAGTATGCTAACATAGAGGTAATAGCATCTCTCAAGCCCGATTTAATCTTGGCAGACAGCATGAGTTTGTCAATCCTCGATAAACTTGAAGAGATTGCTCCAGTCGTCATAATAAACCCAACGAGCATTGATGACATATATAGGAAAATTGAGCTTATTGGAAAAATCGTGAACAGAGAAGGCGAGGCAAAAGCAGTGGTTGAATTCATGAAAGCAAAGATAGCAGAGGTTCAAAACAGAGTAAAAGACAAGCCCAAAGTTAAGGTGTTCATATACTTAAGCCCCGGTCAATCCGGTATCTGGACTGCTGGAAGCGGAACTTTCATGGATGAAGCAATAAGCCTAGCTGGGGGAGAGAATATATTCCATGATGTGCAAGGTTGGAAAGAAGTCAGCATAGAGGACATACTCGCAAGAAATCCAGATGTCATAATAATGTCCTCAATGGGTGGTTATGCTGATCCAAATGCAATCTGTGGAACACCGCTAGAGAAAACAAATGCCGTGAAAAACGGAAGGGTTTATGTTTTAACCCTAGAAGAGGACAACATGCTCTCACGTCCTGGCCCAAGGATTGTCTATGGTATTGAAGCGTTGGCTAAGTATCTCCACCCAGAATCCTTCGATATTCAATTCATGCCATTTGCTTGTAAAGCTGAAGCTACTGGGTGA
- a CDS encoding cobyric acid synthase, which yields MGKALMIQGTSSGAGKSLLALALCRIFSNLGYDVVPFKSQNMSLNSAPSIEGGEISRAQYLQALACRKKPSIMFNPILLKPEGNMRSQIVFIGKPIGSVSAREYMLSKKEELFKKAMQVLDELLENHDIVVIEGAGSPVEINLKDYDIANMRVAKHANAKVILVTDIDRGGSFASIVGTMELLSKEERELVIGFVFNKFRGDASLLKPGFDYLEKRYGKKVLGVIPYTEHKIPEEDSLVEFPKIKGDLHIQIVKLPHISNFTDFEPLHWANGVNYVTKAEEIKGDLIIIPGSKNTVEDLLWMRENGIEDAIIQAHRDGAFVVGICGGFQMLGEKIIDNIESKRGEVKGIGLLKAKTVFAETKRTNHLKAEILWEPVRGLNVEGYEIRMGRSVSKKPFSIIREINGVKAFEPEGAVGRRVFGTYLHGIFHNFEFTDQFLNMLRLEKDLEPITVQKWSIEEEIERFAKIVERNLDISYILDSLGL from the coding sequence ATGGGAAAAGCTCTCATGATCCAGGGAACATCTTCAGGAGCTGGAAAATCGCTCCTAGCATTAGCTCTGTGCAGAATCTTCTCAAACCTTGGCTATGACGTAGTCCCATTTAAAAGCCAAAACATGAGCCTAAATTCGGCTCCAAGTATAGAAGGAGGAGAGATCAGCAGGGCGCAGTATTTACAAGCTTTAGCGTGCAGAAAGAAGCCCTCAATAATGTTCAACCCAATTCTGCTCAAGCCAGAAGGGAACATGAGGAGTCAAATAGTTTTCATAGGAAAGCCAATTGGAAGTGTCTCCGCTCGTGAATATATGCTCTCAAAGAAAGAGGAGCTTTTTAAAAAAGCCATGCAGGTTTTGGATGAGCTTTTGGAAAACCATGACATCGTTGTAATTGAAGGTGCTGGGAGTCCAGTCGAGATAAACCTCAAGGATTATGATATTGCAAATATGCGTGTTGCAAAACATGCAAATGCCAAAGTCATTCTCGTTACGGACATAGATCGAGGCGGTAGTTTTGCCTCAATAGTCGGCACAATGGAATTATTAAGCAAAGAAGAGCGGGAACTCGTAATCGGCTTTGTCTTCAACAAGTTTAGGGGAGATGCGTCGCTTTTAAAACCGGGTTTTGACTATCTCGAGAAAAGATACGGGAAGAAAGTTTTGGGTGTGATACCTTATACAGAGCACAAAATTCCAGAGGAAGACTCTCTCGTTGAATTTCCGAAGATTAAAGGTGACTTGCATATTCAGATTGTTAAGCTTCCGCACATAAGCAACTTCACGGATTTTGAACCTCTCCACTGGGCAAACGGAGTTAACTACGTTACAAAAGCTGAGGAAATCAAAGGGGATTTAATCATAATTCCCGGAAGCAAGAATACCGTTGAAGACTTGCTCTGGATGAGGGAGAACGGCATTGAAGATGCAATAATCCAGGCGCATAGAGATGGGGCATTCGTTGTAGGAATCTGCGGCGGTTTTCAGATGCTGGGGGAAAAGATCATTGACAACATAGAATCAAAGCGTGGTGAGGTTAAGGGCATTGGTCTGCTGAAAGCTAAAACGGTGTTTGCTGAGACCAAGAGAACAAACCATTTGAAGGCTGAAATCCTATGGGAGCCGGTGAGGGGCTTAAACGTTGAAGGTTATGAGATTAGGATGGGGCGATCTGTATCAAAAAAGCCATTCTCAATAATACGTGAAATAAACGGAGTCAAGGCTTTTGAGCCCGAAGGAGCTGTTGGTAGAAGAGTTTTTGGCACTTACCTTCACGGAATCTTTCATAACTTTGAATTTACGGACCAGTTTTTGAACATGCTTCGCTTAGAGAAGGATCTTGAACCGATAACAGTGCAGAAGTGGAGTATTGAAGAGGAAATCGAGAGGTTTGCAAAGATTGTTGAGAGAAATCTCGACATTAGTTACATTTTGGACAGCTTGGGGCTGTAA
- a CDS encoding NTP transferase domain-containing protein yields MIIILAGGKSTRMGKEKPVLRIANKPMLLWVYEQASKVDDVLIAVSRNTPKTRELCLREGIPFIETSGKGYVHDIQELLREFGPFISVSADVPFVKALDFWLIKKAFDGKTSLTGVLPSSLVPRDLSPIIYRGYAIVGLNAVAEEGEEFFKLTNPLLALNVNTPEELELAEKIAKLIYSPKLSKM; encoded by the coding sequence ATGATAATCATCTTAGCAGGCGGAAAATCTACCAGAATGGGAAAGGAAAAGCCCGTCCTCAGGATAGCCAATAAACCGATGCTCCTCTGGGTTTACGAGCAGGCCTCAAAGGTAGATGACGTTTTAATCGCAGTGAGCAGAAACACTCCAAAAACGAGAGAGCTCTGCCTTCGAGAGGGAATCCCTTTTATTGAAACTTCTGGAAAAGGTTATGTGCATGACATTCAAGAGCTTTTACGAGAATTTGGACCGTTTATAAGTGTCTCTGCAGACGTTCCTTTTGTGAAGGCTCTAGATTTCTGGCTCATCAAGAAAGCCTTTGATGGAAAGACGAGCTTAACAGGTGTTCTTCCCTCAAGTCTTGTTCCGAGAGACCTTAGTCCTATCATTTACAGGGGCTATGCAATCGTTGGGTTAAATGCCGTGGCTGAAGAAGGGGAAGAGTTCTTCAAGCTTACAAACCCGCTACTGGCTTTGAATGTGAACACTCCAGAAGAGCTGGAGCTTGCAGAAAAAATTGCAAAGCTGATTTACAGCCCCAAGCTGTCCAAAATGTAA
- the cobS gene encoding adenosylcobinamide-GDP ribazoletransferase — translation MRNLIPFMTRIPIHGDFEKARQEIWAFPMLAVITSALSTVVLYFNVPLKNILAVLFLYFTIGLLHLDGLADFADGIMTKGDRERKIKAMKDLNTGIAGIFAVVMVLLIQVYSLSYAPFYALFLAELNSKYAMVLALSTKKPLGQGLGAYFMEAMNRKQLLLATIIYTLLLMPFFLYEWRAVISVLGFLIGAYIIKLSLDNFDGLNGDCIGAVAEITRAGTLLILAFIWWYL, via the coding sequence ATGAGAAACCTCATACCCTTCATGACAAGAATCCCAATACATGGAGACTTTGAAAAAGCAAGGCAGGAGATTTGGGCATTCCCTATGCTGGCAGTCATTACTTCTGCTTTATCCACAGTTGTCCTTTATTTTAACGTTCCTCTGAAAAATATCTTAGCAGTTTTGTTCTTATATTTCACCATAGGTCTGCTCCACCTTGACGGATTAGCGGATTTTGCCGATGGGATTATGACCAAAGGAGACAGGGAAAGGAAGATTAAAGCTATGAAGGACTTGAACACGGGAATAGCAGGAATTTTTGCTGTTGTAATGGTTCTGCTCATCCAAGTCTACTCTTTGAGCTACGCCCCGTTCTATGCCCTTTTTCTGGCAGAGCTGAACTCGAAGTATGCGATGGTTCTAGCTTTAAGCACGAAGAAGCCTTTAGGACAGGGATTGGGAGCTTACTTTATGGAGGCTATGAACAGAAAGCAACTGCTTTTGGCGACCATAATTTACACTCTCCTACTGATGCCTTTCTTTCTCTACGAGTGGAGAGCGGTTATTAGTGTTCTTGGATTTCTAATTGGAGCTTACATCATAAAACTCAGCTTGGACAATTTCGACGGCTTAAACGGTGACTGTATTGGAGCAGTGGCTGAGATAACGAGGGCCGGAACGCTTTTGATCTTGGCTTTCATTTGGTGGTATTTATGA
- the cobZ gene encoding alpha-ribazole phosphatase CobZ has translation MKAEEILRRLEPKCITLEKMLDTAMELYIGEDTEKIREKLKSLMLYYLSDINVQSLLMAAILLEENFKVEGDPVNLIADELIGINIAEYIGGKIALFNFFYYDTKKPGILKELPPFLDDAIGGFIAGCMTKLFEPTNFDLTEIPSEERETGKS, from the coding sequence ATGAAAGCTGAAGAAATTCTCCGAAGACTTGAACCAAAATGTATAACCCTCGAAAAGATGCTTGATACCGCGATGGAGCTTTACATTGGAGAAGATACTGAGAAAATTAGAGAGAAGCTTAAGTCTCTGATGCTCTATTATCTCAGTGACATCAATGTGCAATCACTATTAATGGCCGCCATTCTGCTTGAGGAGAACTTTAAAGTCGAGGGGGACCCGGTTAATTTGATTGCAGATGAGTTGATTGGCATCAACATTGCAGAGTACATCGGCGGAAAGATAGCTCTTTTCAACTTCTTCTACTATGACACTAAAAAGCCAGGAATTTTAAAAGAGCTACCACCATTTTTGGATGACGCAATTGGCGGGTTTATAGCTGGTTGTATGACAAAACTCTTCGAGCCTACGAATTTCGATTTAACCGAGATTCCCAGCGAAGAAAGAGAAACAGGAAAATCATGA